A stretch of the Streptomyces sp. NBC_00078 genome encodes the following:
- the lepB gene encoding signal peptidase I has protein sequence MAVGARSGHEGEEHRGQPVQGVSASVPAADSAVTPGSDSGATEDGTVPDERDQAGEKGSGGTPPKPSKQRSFWKELPILIGIALVLALLIKTFLVQAFSIPSDSMQNTLQQGDRVLVDKLTPWFGSKPERGEVVVFHDPDNWLAGEPTATPNALQKVLSWIGLMPSAEEKDLIKRVIGVGGDTVSCKGSGPLTVNGKALNDTSFVYAGNTPCSVDDQGGQFSVKVPKGYIWVMGDHRQNSRDSRYNQSDKHNGMVPVDKVVGRAIVIAWPVTRWNTLPVPDTFDQPGLNNQSSASAALTAAPNALALTGVVPVALWRRRKTAVEQTR, from the coding sequence GTGGCGGTTGGCGCACGGTCCGGACACGAAGGCGAGGAGCACCGTGGACAACCCGTCCAAGGGGTCTCCGCGTCCGTCCCGGCCGCGGACAGCGCCGTGACCCCCGGGAGTGACTCCGGGGCGACCGAGGACGGCACGGTGCCGGACGAGCGGGACCAGGCCGGGGAAAAGGGCTCGGGCGGAACACCCCCCAAGCCCAGCAAACAGCGCTCCTTCTGGAAGGAGCTGCCCATTCTGATCGGTATCGCGCTCGTGCTGGCGCTGCTGATCAAGACGTTTCTGGTGCAGGCGTTCTCGATTCCGTCGGACTCGATGCAGAACACCCTTCAGCAGGGCGACCGGGTCCTCGTCGACAAGCTCACCCCCTGGTTCGGCTCGAAGCCGGAGCGCGGCGAGGTCGTCGTCTTCCACGACCCGGACAACTGGCTGGCGGGCGAGCCCACGGCCACTCCGAACGCACTGCAGAAGGTCCTCAGCTGGATCGGCCTGATGCCGTCCGCCGAGGAGAAGGACCTCATCAAGCGCGTCATCGGCGTCGGCGGCGACACCGTCTCCTGCAAGGGCTCCGGCCCGCTGACGGTCAACGGCAAGGCACTCAACGACACGTCGTTCGTGTACGCCGGCAACACGCCGTGCAGCGTCGACGACCAGGGCGGCCAGTTCTCGGTGAAGGTCCCCAAGGGCTACATCTGGGTCATGGGCGACCACCGCCAGAACTCGCGCGACTCGCGCTACAACCAGAGCGACAAGCACAACGGCATGGTCCCGGTGGACAAGGTCGTCGGACGCGCCATCGTCATCGCCTGGCCGGTCACCCGCTGGAACACCCTCCCGGTCCCGGACACCTTCGACCAGCCCGGCCTGAACAACCAGTCCTCGGCGTCCGCCGCCCTGACGGCCGCACCGAACGCGCTCGCCCTGACCGGTGTGGTCCCGGTGGCCCTGTGGCGCCGTAGGAAGACTGCCGTCGAGCAGACTCGCTGA
- the lepB gene encoding signal peptidase I, which translates to MGNRGRPRGATPEGPFGTENLLPTGSRRPVGGATGGGASGGRTRAERRKLQRKVKRKRRRSAVKEIPLLVGVAVLIALVLKTFLVQAFVIPSGSMEQTIRIGDRVLVDKLTPWFGSEPQRGDVVVFKDPGGWLAGEQTTKKNDPVVVKQVKEGLTFIGLLPSDNEKDLIKRVIGVGGDHVKCCDAQGRMTVNGVPLTEGDYLYPGNAPSIQPFDITVPQGRLWVMGDHRANSADSRAHQNTDYGGTVSLDSVVGRAKVIAWPFGHWTSLKEPKTFSSVSNSVSGTTASPQLSHRVAQDEFNGTIQLPSPAELPLVMGVVGLHRVRGRQRRRVRSWRGGCGGWRTVRTRRRGAPWTTRPRGLRVRPGRGQRRDPRE; encoded by the coding sequence ATGGGTAACCGTGGCAGACCACGCGGTGCGACACCGGAAGGCCCCTTCGGCACCGAGAACCTGCTGCCCACCGGCTCCCGCCGCCCCGTTGGCGGCGCGACCGGTGGCGGCGCGAGTGGCGGACGCACCCGCGCCGAGCGCCGCAAGCTCCAGCGCAAGGTCAAGCGAAAGCGCAGGCGCAGCGCGGTCAAGGAGATACCTCTCCTGGTCGGTGTCGCGGTCCTCATAGCCCTGGTCCTGAAGACGTTCCTCGTCCAGGCGTTCGTGATCCCGTCCGGCTCCATGGAGCAGACGATCCGGATCGGCGACCGTGTCCTGGTCGACAAACTCACCCCGTGGTTCGGCTCCGAGCCCCAGCGCGGGGACGTCGTCGTCTTCAAGGACCCCGGCGGCTGGCTCGCGGGCGAGCAGACCACGAAGAAGAACGACCCCGTCGTCGTCAAGCAGGTCAAGGAGGGACTCACCTTCATCGGCCTGCTGCCGTCCGACAACGAGAAGGACCTGATCAAGCGGGTCATCGGAGTCGGCGGCGACCACGTGAAGTGCTGTGACGCCCAAGGGCGTATGACGGTCAACGGCGTACCGCTGACCGAGGGTGACTACCTGTATCCCGGGAACGCCCCCTCCATACAGCCGTTCGACATCACCGTCCCCCAGGGGCGCCTGTGGGTGATGGGCGACCACCGTGCCAACTCCGCGGACTCGCGGGCCCACCAGAACACCGACTACGGCGGCACGGTCTCCCTGGACTCCGTGGTGGGACGGGCGAAGGTCATCGCCTGGCCCTTCGGCCACTGGACTTCCTTGAAGGAACCTAAAACTTTCTCCTCCGTTTCCAACTCCGTGTCGGGGACGACCGCGTCCCCCCAGCTGTCGCATAGGGTTGCCCAGGACGAATTCAACGGAACGATCCAGCTCCCGAGCCCTGCGGAACTCCCGCTCGTTATGGGAGTGGTGGGCCTGCACCGCGTAAGGGGCAGGCAGCGGCGCAGAGTAAGGAGTTGGCGTGGGGGATGTGGCGGTTGGCGCACGGTCCGGACACGAAGGCGAGGAGCACCGTGGACAACCCGTCCAAGGGGTCTCCGCGTCCGTCCCGGCCGCGGACAGCGCCGTGACCCCCGGGAGTGA
- the trmD gene encoding tRNA (guanosine(37)-N1)-methyltransferase TrmD, which translates to MRLDVVTIFPEYLEPLNVSLVGKARTRGQLDVHVHDLRAWTYDRHNTVDDTPYGGGPGMVMKTDPWGGALDSALADGYEKGSHTPALIVPTPSGRPFTQELAVELSEHPWLIFVPARYEGIDRRVIDEYATRMPVHEVSIGDYVLAGGEAAVLVITEAVARLLPGVLGNAESHRDDSFAPGAMAGLLEGPVYTKPPRWRGRGIPDVLLSGHHGKIARWRRDEALRRTTANRPDLIERCDPKNFDKKDREMLSILGWAPDPEGEPYGRFWRRTDGVEQ; encoded by the coding sequence ATGCGCCTCGACGTCGTCACGATCTTCCCCGAGTACCTGGAGCCCCTGAACGTCTCCCTCGTCGGCAAGGCACGCACGCGTGGGCAGCTGGACGTCCATGTGCACGACCTGCGCGCGTGGACGTACGACCGCCACAACACCGTCGACGACACCCCGTACGGCGGTGGCCCCGGCATGGTCATGAAGACGGACCCCTGGGGCGGCGCCCTGGACTCCGCCCTCGCCGACGGCTACGAGAAGGGCTCCCACACGCCCGCGCTGATCGTCCCCACGCCCAGCGGCCGCCCCTTCACCCAGGAACTCGCCGTCGAACTCTCCGAGCACCCCTGGCTGATCTTCGTGCCGGCGCGCTACGAGGGCATCGACCGCCGGGTGATCGACGAGTACGCGACCCGGATGCCGGTCCACGAGGTGTCCATCGGCGACTACGTCCTCGCCGGCGGCGAGGCGGCCGTACTCGTGATCACGGAGGCGGTGGCCCGGCTGCTGCCCGGCGTCCTCGGCAACGCCGAGTCCCACCGCGACGACTCCTTCGCACCCGGCGCCATGGCCGGCCTCCTGGAAGGCCCCGTCTACACCAAGCCCCCCAGGTGGCGCGGCCGCGGCATTCCGGACGTGCTGCTCAGCGGCCACCACGGCAAGATCGCCCGCTGGCGCCGCGACGAGGCCCTGAGGCGTACGACGGCCAACCGGCCCGACCTCATCGAGCGCTGCGACCCGAAGAACTTCGACAAGAAGGACCGCGAGATGCTCTCGATCCTGGGCTGGGCTCCGGACCCGGAGGGCGAGCCGTACGGCCGATTTTGGCGCAGGACAGACGGCGTGGAACAATAG
- a CDS encoding class I SAM-dependent methyltransferase, which yields MTPTLVRQHLTHADEAPRVDLCTRARDWSEIQERMLVPLYEAVYERLEVGPGTRLLGLGCGSGLALLMAVSRGAAVTGVDRSSPERLALARERLLPDAWGTRVRADARLVDGSPEDAGASGGAETPAYSLVTAFEPIGCLAGDSEGLGGLLQAATPLVERGAPVVLAGWGPPERCATSSVLRVATRLADPLRSTASWRPALRDDLEEVARRAGLKPDGSGRVACPFGYAGMDSAVRGLLSTGLFDAAISATDQAQVDKELTEALHPYLRTDGTVWMPNVFRYLVARTP from the coding sequence ATGACACCTACGCTCGTGCGGCAGCACCTGACTCACGCGGACGAGGCACCCCGCGTGGACCTGTGTACACGCGCGCGTGACTGGTCGGAGATCCAGGAGCGGATGCTGGTCCCGCTCTACGAGGCCGTCTACGAGCGACTCGAGGTGGGCCCCGGCACCCGGCTGCTGGGCCTCGGCTGCGGCAGCGGACTGGCCCTCCTCATGGCGGTGTCCAGGGGGGCCGCGGTCACCGGTGTCGACCGCTCCTCGCCCGAGCGGCTCGCCCTCGCGCGGGAGCGGCTGCTGCCGGACGCGTGGGGCACGCGCGTGCGTGCGGACGCCCGGCTCGTGGACGGTTCGCCCGAGGACGCCGGGGCCTCGGGCGGCGCAGAGACGCCCGCGTACAGCCTGGTGACCGCTTTCGAGCCCATCGGGTGTCTGGCGGGCGACTCGGAGGGGCTCGGCGGGCTGCTGCAGGCAGCGACACCGCTCGTCGAGCGCGGGGCGCCCGTGGTGCTGGCCGGCTGGGGTCCGCCGGAACGCTGCGCCACCTCGTCCGTGCTGCGGGTGGCGACCAGGCTGGCGGATCCGCTGCGCAGCACGGCGAGTTGGCGCCCCGCTCTCCGCGACGACCTGGAGGAGGTGGCCCGGCGGGCGGGGCTGAAGCCCGACGGATCCGGACGGGTCGCGTGTCCCTTCGGGTACGCCGGCATGGACAGTGCGGTACGAGGGCTGCTGTCGACGGGCCTGTTCGACGCGGCGATCTCCGCGACGGACCAGGCACAGGTGGACAAGGAACTGACGGAGGCCCTGCATCCGTATCTGCGCACGGACGGGACGGTGTGGATGCCGAACGTGTTCCGGTACCTGGTCGCCCGTACGCCCTAG
- the rimM gene encoding ribosome maturation factor RimM (Essential for efficient processing of 16S rRNA) — MQLVVARIGRAHGIKGEVTVEVRTDEPELRLAPGAVLATEPAAAGPLTIETGRVHSGRLLLRFAGVADRTAAEALRNILLIAEVDPEVLPEDEDEYYDHQLMDLDVVLKDGTEIGRITEISHLPSQDLFIVERPDGSEVMVPFVEEIVTEIDLDEQRAVIDPPPGLIDDQADHDEAADESGASSRDES, encoded by the coding sequence GTGCAGCTCGTAGTCGCGCGGATCGGCCGCGCCCACGGCATCAAGGGCGAGGTCACCGTCGAGGTCCGTACCGACGAGCCCGAACTGCGGCTCGCACCCGGTGCCGTACTGGCCACCGAGCCCGCCGCTGCGGGCCCCCTCACCATCGAGACGGGCCGCGTCCACAGCGGCCGCCTGCTCCTGCGCTTCGCGGGCGTCGCCGACCGCACCGCCGCCGAGGCACTGCGCAACATCCTCCTGATCGCCGAGGTGGACCCGGAGGTGCTCCCGGAGGACGAGGACGAGTACTACGACCACCAGCTGATGGACCTGGACGTGGTGCTGAAGGACGGCACGGAGATCGGCCGTATCACCGAGATCTCGCACCTGCCCTCCCAGGACCTGTTCATCGTCGAACGCCCGGACGGGAGCGAGGTGATGGTCCCCTTCGTCGAGGAGATCGTCACCGAGATCGACCTCGACGAACAGCGGGCGGTCATCGACCCGCCGCCCGGCCTGATCGACGACCAGGCCGACCACGACGAAGCCGCTGACGAATCCGGTGCGTCGTCCCGGGACGAGTCCTGA
- a CDS encoding RNA-binding protein has protein sequence MLEEALEHLVKGIVDNPDDVQVASRDLRRGRVLEVRVHPDDLGKVIGRNGRTARALRTVVGAIGGRGVRVDLVDVDHVR, from the coding sequence ATGCTCGAGGAGGCTCTCGAGCACCTCGTGAAGGGCATCGTCGACAACCCTGACGATGTGCAGGTCGCCTCGCGCGATCTGCGCCGCGGGCGCGTTCTCGAGGTCCGGGTCCACCCCGACGACCTCGGCAAGGTGATCGGCCGCAACGGCCGCACCGCGCGCGCTCTGCGCACCGTCGTGGGCGCCATCGGCGGCCGCGGTGTCCGCGTCGACCTCGTCGACGTGGACCACGTGCGCTGA
- the ftsH gene encoding ATP-dependent zinc metalloprotease FtsH, which produces MTNPAPPRKSPDQPWRTEGTPEEPQKPSPGGRKMRGGWWSLVLTALVVYLIANLVLSFFNEGDEPTISYTEFSKQVDAGNVSKIYSKGDAIQGQLKKERERPGGGGKYTKFNTQRPSFADDQLWEDLTKHDVTVTAEPVVQHRSFLANLLISLAPMLLLVVLWIFIARRMSAGMGGAGGMLGRKAPPKPVELEPGQQRTTFEDVAGIDEVEGELNDVVDFLKNPDAYRRMGAKMPRGVLLAGPPGTGKTLLARAVAGEAGVPFFSASASEFIEMIVGVGASRVRELFAEARKVAPSIIFIDEIDTIGRARAGGSGMGGHDEREQTLNQILTEMDGFSGSEGVIVIAATNRADVLDPALTRPGRFDRVVMVSPPDRGGREAILAIHTREIPLAKGVDLGHVARTTPGMTGAELANLANEAALLAVKRKQERVTQADLSEALEKVQLGAERPLVMPEEERRRTAYHESGHALLGMLQPGADPVRKITIVPRGRALGVTLSTPESDKYAYTEEYLRGRIIGALGGMAAEQVVYGVVTTGAENDLEQVTNIARGMVARWGMSERVGRLSALPGDAQQAYGLSAAPQTLDVIEHEMRRIVDECYDEACRKLRDHRSRLDALARALLENETLEEADAYRVAGVTRATRDPGA; this is translated from the coding sequence ATGACCAACCCCGCCCCGCCACGCAAGTCGCCCGACCAGCCCTGGCGTACCGAGGGCACCCCCGAGGAGCCGCAGAAGCCGTCCCCGGGTGGTCGGAAGATGCGCGGCGGCTGGTGGAGCCTGGTCCTGACCGCGCTGGTCGTGTATCTGATCGCCAACCTGGTGCTGTCGTTCTTCAACGAGGGCGACGAACCGACGATCTCGTACACCGAGTTCAGCAAGCAGGTCGACGCCGGGAACGTCAGCAAGATCTACTCCAAGGGCGACGCGATCCAGGGCCAGCTCAAGAAGGAGCGGGAACGGCCCGGCGGAGGCGGTAAGTACACCAAGTTCAACACCCAGCGCCCGTCCTTCGCCGACGACCAGCTCTGGGAGGACCTGACCAAGCACGACGTCACCGTCACGGCCGAGCCCGTCGTCCAGCACCGTAGTTTTCTGGCCAATCTGCTGATCTCGCTGGCGCCGATGCTGCTGCTGGTCGTGCTGTGGATCTTCATCGCGCGGCGGATGAGCGCGGGAATGGGCGGCGCTGGCGGCATGCTCGGCCGCAAGGCGCCGCCCAAGCCGGTCGAGCTGGAGCCGGGCCAGCAGCGCACGACGTTCGAGGACGTGGCCGGCATCGACGAGGTCGAGGGCGAACTCAACGACGTCGTCGACTTCCTGAAGAACCCCGACGCCTACCGCAGGATGGGCGCCAAGATGCCGCGGGGCGTTCTGCTGGCAGGCCCACCCGGAACCGGCAAGACGCTGCTCGCGCGCGCCGTCGCCGGCGAGGCGGGCGTGCCCTTCTTCTCCGCGTCCGCCTCCGAGTTCATCGAGATGATCGTCGGCGTGGGTGCCTCACGCGTGCGTGAGCTGTTCGCGGAGGCCCGCAAGGTCGCCCCGTCGATCATCTTCATCGACGAGATCGACACCATCGGCCGGGCCCGCGCCGGCGGCTCCGGCATGGGCGGCCACGACGAGCGCGAGCAGACGCTGAACCAGATCCTGACCGAGATGGACGGCTTCTCGGGCTCGGAGGGCGTCATCGTCATCGCGGCCACCAACCGCGCCGACGTCCTGGACCCGGCCCTCACCCGCCCCGGCCGCTTCGACCGGGTGGTCATGGTCTCGCCCCCGGACCGCGGCGGCCGCGAGGCCATCCTGGCCATCCACACCCGCGAGATCCCGCTCGCCAAGGGCGTCGACCTCGGCCACGTGGCCCGTACGACCCCCGGCATGACCGGTGCGGAACTGGCCAACCTCGCCAACGAGGCAGCCCTGCTCGCGGTCAAGCGCAAGCAGGAGCGTGTGACGCAGGCCGACCTCTCCGAGGCCCTGGAGAAGGTCCAACTGGGCGCCGAACGGCCGCTGGTGATGCCCGAGGAGGAGCGCCGGCGCACCGCGTACCACGAGAGCGGACACGCCCTGCTCGGCATGCTCCAGCCGGGCGCCGACCCCGTCCGCAAGATCACCATCGTCCCGCGCGGCCGCGCCCTCGGCGTCACGCTCTCCACACCGGAGTCCGACAAGTACGCGTACACCGAGGAGTATCTGCGCGGCCGCATCATCGGCGCGCTCGGCGGCATGGCGGCGGAACAGGTCGTCTACGGCGTCGTCACGACCGGTGCGGAGAACGACCTGGAACAGGTCACCAACATCGCGCGCGGGATGGTCGCCCGGTGGGGGATGAGCGAGCGGGTCGGCAGACTGTCCGCGCTGCCCGGCGACGCCCAGCAGGCCTACGGCCTCTCGGCGGCCCCCCAGACCCTGGACGTGATCGAGCACGAGATGCGCCGCATCGTCGACGAGTGCTACGACGAGGCGTGCCGCAAACTGCGCGACCACCGCTCCCGGCTGGACGCGCTCGCCCGGGCGTTGCTGGAGAACGAGACCCTGGAGGAGGCGGACGCGTACCGGGTCGCGGGGGTCACGCGAGCGACGAGGGATCCGGGCGCCTAG
- the lepB gene encoding signal peptidase I, whose product MGGESMTRTAPRSGGTSTGPVGSRTGQRLSGLAVALGCVLFLGGFAWGAVAYRPYTVPTSSMTPTIDAGDRVLAQRVDGSEIRRGDVVVFNDKSWVTGAAVVKRVVAVGGDTVSCCTKGKLTVNGKQIDEAYLKGNVVEDKKIPSVKVPKGRLFLLGDEREGSLDSSAHLSDAVQGTVARSAVTARVDAVVWPMNGMLERPTGFETLGALSRPGPLRIIVALIVAGAVLVLGGGAYGPVAKRMDKRRTRAGTEPVGAR is encoded by the coding sequence ATGGGTGGCGAGAGCATGACGCGTACGGCCCCGCGCAGCGGTGGCACAAGCACGGGCCCGGTGGGCAGCCGGACCGGACAGCGACTGTCCGGACTGGCGGTCGCACTGGGCTGTGTGCTGTTCCTCGGTGGATTCGCCTGGGGAGCGGTGGCCTACCGGCCGTACACCGTGCCGACCAGCTCGATGACACCGACGATCGACGCCGGCGACCGGGTCCTGGCACAGCGCGTCGACGGCAGCGAGATACGCCGGGGCGACGTCGTCGTCTTCAACGACAAGTCCTGGGTGACCGGCGCGGCCGTGGTCAAGCGCGTGGTCGCGGTCGGCGGCGACACGGTCTCCTGCTGCACCAAAGGCAAGCTGACCGTCAACGGCAAGCAGATCGACGAGGCCTATCTCAAGGGCAACGTCGTCGAGGACAAGAAGATCCCGAGCGTGAAGGTCCCCAAGGGCCGCCTGTTCCTGCTCGGCGACGAGCGCGAAGGCTCCCTGGACTCCTCCGCCCACCTCAGTGACGCCGTCCAGGGCACCGTGGCGCGCTCCGCGGTGACCGCCCGGGTGGACGCCGTCGTCTGGCCCATGAACGGCATGCTGGAACGCCCCACCGGCTTCGAGACCCTCGGTGCGCTGTCCCGGCCGGGCCCGCTGCGCATCATCGTCGCCCTGATCGTGGCCGGAGCGGTCCTTGTCCTCGGTGGCGGAGCGTACGGTCCGGTCGCCAAGCGGATGGACAAGCGCCGCACTCGGGCTGGGACGGAGCCCGTGGGTGCCCGCTGA
- the lepB gene encoding signal peptidase I: MDTEAQQTERDRSSRPSDSADVSQEIPETEGPEGRSRFALVARITDWLPGGWISLTLLVCLVFLLILNAFVVQPFQIPSGSMENGLRVGDRVLVNKLAYRFGAEPRRGDVVVFDGTGYFGSGDFIKRVVGVGGDHVVCCGREGRIEVNGRSVDESTFLYPGDSPSSVPFKVVVPKGTLFLLGDHRSDSSDSRDHLGSPGGGMIPVSEVIGRADWIVWPSAHWIRLHRPGAYARVPAADGAHG; the protein is encoded by the coding sequence ATGGACACCGAAGCACAGCAGACGGAGCGCGACCGCTCCTCCCGCCCTTCCGATTCCGCGGACGTCTCCCAGGAGATCCCGGAGACAGAAGGGCCGGAGGGACGGTCGCGTTTCGCGTTGGTGGCGCGTATCACCGACTGGCTGCCGGGCGGGTGGATCTCACTGACCCTGCTGGTCTGCCTGGTGTTTTTGCTGATCCTCAACGCTTTCGTGGTGCAACCCTTCCAGATTCCCAGCGGATCCATGGAAAACGGATTGAGGGTCGGGGACCGCGTTCTCGTAAATAAGTTGGCGTACCGTTTCGGTGCCGAGCCGCGGCGCGGCGATGTCGTCGTGTTCGACGGAACGGGGTACTTCGGGAGCGGCGACTTCATCAAGCGCGTCGTGGGCGTGGGGGGAGACCACGTGGTCTGCTGCGGCAGGGAGGGGAGGATCGAGGTGAACGGCCGGTCGGTGGACGAGTCGACGTTCCTGTACCCCGGTGACAGCCCGTCCTCGGTGCCCTTCAAGGTCGTCGTGCCCAAGGGCACCCTGTTCCTCCTCGGTGACCACCGCAGCGACTCCAGCGACTCCCGCGACCACCTGGGCTCGCCCGGCGGCGGCATGATCCCGGTGTCCGAGGTCATCGGACGTGCCGACTGGATCGTCTGGCCGTCCGCCCACTGGATCCGCCTGCACCGTCCCGGCGCCTACGCGCGCGTGCCCGCGGCGGACGGTGCTCATGGGTAA
- the rpsP gene encoding 30S ribosomal protein S16 produces the protein MAVKIKLKRLGKIRSPHYRIVVADSRTRRDGRAIEEIGLYHPVQNPSRIEVDSERAQYWLGVGAQPTEPVLAILKLTGDWQKYKGEPAPAPLLQPAEKAARPSFEALGGDDDGKGEAITQKKKAEKKDEAPAESSSSASTEA, from the coding sequence GTGGCAGTCAAGATCAAGCTGAAGCGTCTGGGCAAGATCCGTTCGCCTCACTACCGCATCGTCGTCGCCGACTCCCGCACCCGCCGTGACGGCCGTGCGATCGAGGAGATCGGTCTGTACCACCCGGTGCAGAACCCCTCGCGCATCGAGGTCGACTCGGAGCGCGCGCAGTACTGGCTGGGTGTCGGCGCGCAGCCGACCGAGCCCGTTCTCGCCATCCTGAAGCTGACCGGCGACTGGCAGAAGTACAAGGGCGAGCCCGCCCCGGCTCCCCTGCTGCAGCCGGCCGAGAAGGCCGCGCGTCCGTCGTTCGAGGCCCTTGGTGGCGACGACGACGGCAAGGGTGAGGCGATCACCCAGAAGAAGAAGGCCGAGAAGAAGGACGAGGCTCCCGCTGAGTCGTCCTCGTCTGCGTCGACCGAGGCCTGA
- the ffh gene encoding signal recognition particle protein has product MFDTLSDRLSATFKNLRGKGRLSEADVDATAREIRIALLEADVALPVVRSFIKNVKERALSAEVSGSRYPAKRVLDIVNEELVTILGGQTRRLRFAKQPPTVIMLAGLQGAGKTTLAGKLAKHLKEAGHSPLLVAADLQRPNAVTQLSVVAERAGVAVFAPEPGNGVGDPVKVAEDSIQHARTKVHDIVIVDTAGRLGIDQDMMQQAADIRDAVSPDEILFVVDAMIGQDAVNTAEAFRDGVGFDGVVLSKLDGDARGGAALSIASVTGKPIMFASNGEKLEDFDVFHPDRMASRILDMGDLATLFEIAQKEFSEEEAAKVASKLASKKGQDFTLDDFLAQMEQVRKMGSISKLLGMMPGMGQIKEQINNIDERDVDRTAAIIKSMTPAERQDATIINGSRRARIAKGSGVEVSAVKNLVERFFEARKMMSRMAQGGGMPGMPGLPGMGGGPGRTKKQPKKAKGKQRSGNPMKRRQQEQEDAQRRAAAAQGGGAFEVPGQQAPQDFELPDEFKKFMG; this is encoded by the coding sequence GTGTTCGACACTCTCTCCGATCGCCTCTCAGCGACCTTCAAGAATCTGCGCGGCAAGGGGCGTCTGAGCGAGGCGGACGTCGACGCCACCGCGCGCGAGATCCGCATCGCGCTGCTCGAAGCGGACGTGGCCCTGCCCGTCGTGCGGTCGTTCATCAAGAACGTCAAGGAACGTGCCCTCAGCGCCGAGGTCTCCGGTTCGCGGTACCCCGCCAAGCGCGTCCTCGACATCGTCAACGAAGAGCTGGTCACCATCCTGGGCGGCCAGACCCGCCGCCTCCGCTTCGCCAAGCAGCCCCCGACCGTGATCATGCTCGCGGGTCTGCAGGGCGCCGGTAAGACCACCCTCGCGGGCAAGCTCGCCAAGCACCTCAAGGAAGCGGGCCACTCGCCGCTGCTGGTCGCCGCAGACCTCCAGCGCCCGAACGCGGTCACCCAGCTGAGCGTCGTCGCCGAGCGCGCGGGCGTCGCCGTCTTCGCCCCGGAACCGGGCAACGGCGTGGGTGACCCGGTCAAGGTCGCCGAGGACTCCATCCAGCACGCCAGGACCAAGGTCCACGACATCGTCATCGTGGACACCGCCGGCCGCCTCGGCATCGACCAGGACATGATGCAGCAGGCCGCTGACATCCGGGACGCGGTCTCGCCGGACGAGATCCTCTTCGTCGTCGACGCCATGATCGGCCAGGACGCCGTCAACACGGCGGAGGCCTTCCGCGACGGCGTCGGCTTCGACGGCGTGGTCCTCTCCAAGCTCGACGGCGACGCCCGCGGTGGTGCGGCCCTGTCGATCGCCTCGGTCACCGGCAAGCCGATCATGTTCGCGTCGAACGGCGAGAAGCTGGAGGACTTCGACGTCTTCCACCCGGACCGGATGGCCTCCCGCATCCTCGACATGGGTGACCTGGCCACCCTGTTCGAGATTGCGCAGAAGGAGTTCAGCGAGGAAGAGGCCGCCAAGGTCGCCTCCAAGCTCGCCTCCAAGAAGGGCCAGGACTTCACCCTCGACGACTTCCTGGCTCAGATGGAGCAGGTCAGGAAGATGGGCAGCATCAGCAAGCTGCTCGGCATGATGCCCGGCATGGGCCAGATCAAGGAACAGATCAACAACATCGACGAGCGGGACGTCGACCGCACGGCCGCCATCATCAAGTCGATGACCCCGGCCGAGCGCCAGGACGCGACGATCATCAACGGCTCCCGCCGCGCCCGTATCGCCAAGGGCTCCGGTGTCGAGGTCAGCGCCGTCAAGAACCTCGTCGAGCGGTTCTTCGAGGCCCGCAAGATGATGTCCCGCATGGCCCAGGGCGGCGGCATGCCGGGGATGCCCGGGCTGCCGGGCATGGGCGGCGGTCCCGGCCGCACCAAGAAGCAGCCGAAGAAGGCCAAGGGCAAGCAGCGCTCGGGCAACCCGATGAAGCGCAGGCAGCAGGAGCAGGAGGACGCCCAGCGGCGGGCCGCGGCGGCTCAGGGCGGCGGCGCCTTCGAGGTGCCGGGCCAGCAGGCACCGCAGGACTTCGAGCTGCCGGACGAGTTCAAGAAGTTCATGGGCTGA
- the rplS gene encoding 50S ribosomal protein L19: protein MSHLLDTVDAASLRSDVPAFRPGDTVNVHVRVIEGNRSRVQQFKGVVVRRQGAGVRETFTVRKVSFSVGVERTFPVHTPIVEKIELVTRGDVRRAKLYYLRELRGKAAKIKEKRDS, encoded by the coding sequence ATGTCTCACCTGCTCGACACCGTCGATGCCGCGTCGCTGCGCAGCGACGTCCCGGCTTTCCGCCCGGGTGACACCGTCAACGTCCACGTCCGCGTCATCGAGGGCAACCGCTCCCGTGTGCAGCAGTTCAAGGGCGTTGTGGTCCGCCGCCAGGGCGCCGGTGTCCGCGAGACCTTCACGGTCCGCAAGGTCTCCTTCTCCGTAGGCGTCGAGCGCACCTTCCCGGTGCACACCCCGATCGTCGAGAAGATCGAGCTCGTCACCCGCGGTGACGTGCGTCGCGCCAAGCTGTACTACCTGCGCGAGCTGCGCGGTAAGGCCGCGAAGATCAAGGAGAAGCGCGACAGCTGA